A genomic segment from Salvia miltiorrhiza cultivar Shanhuang (shh) unplaced genomic scaffold, IMPLAD_Smil_shh original_scaffold_235, whole genome shotgun sequence encodes:
- the LOC131003628 gene encoding uncharacterized protein LOC131003628 has product MRILEKSDPLVLKKRKGVSTKKQSQQKKKKTPTPVAQPETVVLNSEDATSSARRPVSPHRPCDVGVSFGMGIAPRALGDLTGEECRSPMIAQIAPADLQARESLSRQQMADGLVMTIETARVESLALARSLLRAEGEVQAKDKKFLAALARCTTAEEETRRLREENERLKAERLSVDTELARVRGELARVNHEKEKELAAAAQDCTEKLAALKQEIVAKENLAFQNGIKQHRLRYFLSAEGHAFLRIMLQETIIAFTRTPELLTAAAPACQGVYPDYP; this is encoded by the exons ATGAGGATACTGGAAAAGAGCGATCCTCTGGTTCTGAAGAAGCGAAAAGGTGTTTCGACTAAGAAGCAATCTcagcagaagaaaaagaaaaccccAACGCCTGTGGCGCAGCCGGAGACCGTCGTACTGAACTCAGAGGATGCCACCTCCTCTGCTCGGAGGCCTGTTTCTCCTCACCGTCCTTGCGATGTTGGGGTGTCCTTTGGAATGGGCATCGCCCCTCGTGCCCTTGGAGATCTGACCGGTGAAGAATGTCGGTCTCCAATGATCGCCCAGATTGCTCCGGCTGATCTCCAAGCTCGGGAGTCCTTGAGCCGCCAGCAAATGGCAGATGGCCTTGTGATGACAATTGAGACG GCTAGGGTTGAAAGTCTGGCCCTTGCTCGAAGTCTCCTCCGTGCAGAGGGCGAGGTTCAGGCCAAAGATAAGAAGTTCCTAGCGGCGCTGGCCCGGTGTACTACTGCTGAAGAGGAAACTCGCCGTTTGCGAGAGGAGAACGAGAGGCTGAAGGCTGAAAGGTTATCCGTTGATACAGAGCTGGCTCGGGTTCGGGGAGAGTTAGCGCGTGTGAATCATGAGAAGGAGAAAGAGCTCGCGGCAGCTGCTCAGGATTGTACGGAGAAGTTGGCTGCCCTCAAGCAGGAGATCGTGGCGAAGGAGAACTTGGCCTTCCAGAATGGCATCAAGCAACACCGGCTGCGCTATTTTCTTTCTGCAGAGGGTCACGCGTTCTTACGTATCATGTTGCAAGAGACCATCATCGCATTCACCCGTACCCCCGAGTTGCTGACTGCTGCAGCCCCAGCTTGTCAAGGAGTCTACCCAGATTACCCTTAA